One stretch of Eggerthella lenta DSM 2243 DNA includes these proteins:
- the selA gene encoding L-seryl-tRNA(Sec) selenium transferase, whose protein sequence is MANPSRTDLLRALPQVEEMLQLPEVSALLSLLPRSVLADCVREAVDETRRAVLAGACERVDVPALAESTRARAFARARPSLRRVINATGIVVHTNLGRSPLADEAVSAVSDVARGYSTLEYDTDAMARGSRHDHVERLICTLTGAEAALAVNNNAAAVMMVLHEFARGHEAVVSRGELVEIGGSFRVPDIMELSQARMVEVGTTNKTHAVDYERAIGADTSMLLKVHPSNYRVVGFAESVSARDLRPLADAENARRTASGEPGAGELLVYEDQGSGAFLNLDAFGAYAEPTVAESLQAGCDLVSFSGDKLLGGPQAGIIVGAKRFIDRLKKNPYARAMRLDKMTLAALEATLRLYLDPAIALERIPALRMLSEPAEAVRGRAERLARTLEEALPAGAARIDVVPDTARAGGGALPLCDIDSHAVRIEFSRGDAQGCETFLIARRDVPVIGRIKHDAVLLDARTVAEDELAEVAEAVRAYFDALDAGAEGSRA, encoded by the coding sequence ATGGCGAATCCGTCACGCACCGATCTGCTCCGCGCGCTCCCGCAGGTGGAGGAGATGCTCCAGCTGCCCGAGGTGAGCGCGCTTCTGTCGCTCCTCCCCCGCAGCGTGCTGGCCGATTGCGTGCGCGAGGCCGTCGACGAGACGCGTCGAGCCGTGCTTGCAGGAGCATGCGAACGGGTCGACGTTCCGGCGCTCGCCGAATCGACGCGCGCCCGGGCGTTCGCCCGGGCGCGCCCGTCGCTGCGCCGCGTGATCAACGCCACGGGCATCGTCGTGCACACGAACCTCGGGCGCAGCCCGCTTGCCGACGAGGCCGTGAGCGCCGTGAGCGACGTGGCGCGCGGCTACTCCACGCTGGAGTACGACACCGATGCCATGGCGCGCGGCAGCCGCCACGACCATGTGGAGCGCCTCATCTGCACGCTCACCGGCGCCGAGGCGGCGCTGGCCGTGAACAACAACGCGGCGGCGGTCATGATGGTGCTCCACGAGTTCGCGCGCGGGCACGAAGCCGTGGTGTCGCGCGGCGAGCTGGTGGAGATCGGCGGATCGTTCCGCGTGCCCGACATCATGGAGCTGTCGCAGGCGCGCATGGTGGAGGTGGGCACCACGAACAAGACGCATGCCGTCGACTACGAGCGCGCCATCGGCGCCGACACCTCGATGCTGTTGAAGGTGCATCCTTCGAACTACCGCGTGGTGGGCTTCGCCGAGAGCGTGTCGGCGCGCGACCTGCGCCCGCTGGCCGATGCCGAGAACGCACGGCGCACGGCATCCGGCGAGCCGGGCGCGGGCGAGCTTCTGGTGTACGAGGACCAGGGATCGGGCGCCTTCCTGAACCTCGATGCGTTCGGCGCGTACGCCGAGCCCACCGTGGCCGAGTCGCTGCAGGCGGGCTGCGACCTCGTGTCGTTCTCGGGCGACAAGCTGCTGGGCGGCCCGCAGGCGGGCATCATCGTGGGAGCGAAACGGTTCATCGACCGGCTGAAGAAGAACCCTTACGCCCGCGCGATGCGCCTCGACAAGATGACGCTGGCCGCGCTGGAGGCCACGCTGCGCCTCTACCTCGACCCCGCGATCGCGCTCGAGCGCATCCCTGCGCTGCGCATGCTGTCCGAGCCGGCCGAAGCCGTGCGCGGGCGCGCCGAGCGGCTGGCGCGCACCTTGGAGGAAGCGCTTCCCGCAGGGGCGGCGCGCATCGACGTGGTACCGGATACCGCGCGGGCCGGCGGCGGCGCGCTGCCGTTGTGCGACATCGACTCGCATGCGGTGCGCATCGAGTTTTCGCGCGGGGACGCGCAGGGGTGCGAGACGTTCCTCATTGCGCGGCGCGACGTGCCCGTGATCGGGCGCATCAAGCACGACGCCGTGCTGCTGGACGCGCGCACCGTGGCCGAGGACGAGCTAGCCGAGGTCGCCGAGGCCGTGCGCGCCTACTTCGACGCGCTCGACGCCGGAGCCGAGGGGAGCCGCGCATGA
- the selB gene encoding selenocysteine-specific translation elongation factor, with product MSGRTQTDLVLGTAGHIDHGKSSLVLALTGTDPDRLAEEKQRGITIELGFARLALPDGTVLGVVDVPGHERFVRQMIAGSTGIDLALLCIAADDGIMPQTEEHLAVLELLGIRTCVVALTKTDLVDEEWALFMADEVRGRLAGTPFADADIVPVSSRTGAGLPELQEALTRAARTTRRAKAGSRLRLPVDRVFSIKGAGTVVTGTLWSGSARMGDEVEVLPSGLRTRVRSVQVHGEPVDRADAGHRVALNLNAVSTDEVRPGDFLAAPGAASATDRFDAHLAFLGVPGKGKPLVSGARVHVAHGTREVTGRVLLMDGRPSLGVGERAYAQIRLDEPLPVAWRDRFVVRSYSPVHVVGGGEVLRARPRRTTTLAPGALELLDALREGDEAAVAHAAFALTAAPVTAAELATLSGLEEDAAARELEALAAHGAAVRLGGERALRYAAPSVLQKQRAAIENALLKFHAENPAATGIAKDALRRRCLPRADAGCFDALLDDAVARGAAVTDGGEVSHPKAGAGARKLEEQAAEQLRETLAAAAGAPPSTGELIASSGLDSSLVHRALGSLEKQGLVRRIGADFYFDVSALAAFEQAVRARLVDGPATAAELKDAMGTSRKYAIPLLEYFDSQAVTRREGDTRVPGGR from the coding sequence ATGAGCGGGCGCACGCAGACCGACCTCGTGCTGGGCACGGCCGGCCATATCGACCACGGCAAGTCGTCGCTCGTGCTGGCCTTGACCGGAACCGACCCCGACCGTCTGGCAGAGGAGAAGCAGCGCGGCATCACCATCGAGCTGGGCTTCGCGCGCCTGGCGCTTCCCGACGGCACCGTGCTCGGCGTGGTGGACGTGCCGGGCCACGAGCGCTTCGTGCGCCAGATGATCGCGGGATCGACGGGCATCGACCTGGCGCTTCTTTGCATCGCCGCCGACGACGGCATCATGCCGCAGACCGAGGAGCACCTGGCCGTGCTGGAGCTTCTGGGCATACGCACCTGTGTGGTGGCGCTCACGAAAACCGACCTCGTGGACGAGGAATGGGCGCTGTTCATGGCCGATGAGGTGCGGGGCCGCCTGGCCGGCACGCCTTTCGCGGATGCCGATATCGTCCCCGTGTCCAGCCGCACGGGCGCCGGGCTTCCCGAGCTGCAAGAGGCTCTGACACGCGCGGCGCGCACCACGCGGCGCGCGAAGGCGGGCTCGCGCCTGCGCCTGCCCGTCGACCGCGTGTTCAGCATCAAAGGCGCCGGGACCGTGGTCACGGGCACCCTGTGGAGCGGGTCGGCCCGGATGGGCGACGAGGTGGAGGTGCTGCCCTCCGGCCTGCGCACGCGCGTGCGCAGCGTGCAGGTGCACGGCGAGCCCGTCGATCGCGCCGACGCCGGGCACCGCGTCGCCCTCAACCTGAACGCCGTGTCCACCGACGAGGTTCGACCGGGCGATTTCCTGGCCGCGCCCGGTGCGGCGAGCGCCACCGACCGCTTCGACGCCCACCTTGCGTTCCTCGGCGTGCCAGGCAAGGGCAAGCCGCTCGTCAGCGGCGCGCGCGTGCACGTGGCGCACGGCACGCGCGAGGTCACCGGCCGCGTGCTGCTCATGGACGGACGGCCGTCGCTCGGCGTCGGCGAGCGCGCCTACGCGCAGATCCGCCTCGACGAGCCGCTGCCCGTAGCATGGCGCGACCGCTTCGTCGTGCGCTCGTACTCGCCCGTGCACGTCGTCGGCGGCGGCGAGGTGCTGCGCGCCCGCCCCCGCCGCACCACCACGCTGGCACCGGGCGCGCTCGAGCTGCTGGACGCGCTGCGCGAAGGCGACGAGGCCGCCGTGGCGCACGCCGCGTTCGCGCTGACCGCCGCGCCCGTAACGGCCGCCGAGCTGGCGACGCTTTCCGGGCTCGAGGAGGACGCGGCCGCCCGCGAGCTCGAGGCCCTTGCCGCGCACGGCGCTGCGGTGCGCCTCGGCGGCGAGCGCGCGCTGCGCTACGCCGCCCCCTCCGTGCTGCAGAAGCAGCGCGCCGCCATCGAGAACGCCCTGCTGAAGTTCCATGCCGAGAACCCGGCCGCCACCGGCATCGCGAAGGACGCGCTGCGCCGGCGCTGCCTGCCGCGCGCGGACGCGGGCTGCTTCGACGCGCTGCTGGACGACGCGGTCGCGCGCGGCGCCGCGGTGACGGACGGGGGCGAGGTGAGCCATCCCAAAGCCGGAGCAGGCGCGCGCAAGCTGGAGGAGCAGGCCGCCGAGCAGCTGCGCGAGACGCTGGCCGCCGCAGCCGGGGCGCCGCCGTCCACAGGCGAGCTCATCGCATCGAGCGGCCTAGACTCCTCGCTCGTCCACCGCGCGCTGGGAAGTCTGGAGAAGCAGGGCCTCGTACGGCGCATCGGAGCCGACTTCTACTTCGACGTATCGGCGCTGGCCGCCTTCGAGCAAGCCGTGCGCGCCCGTCTGGTTGACGGCCCCGCCACCGCAGCCGAGCTCAAGGACGCGATGGGCACCAGCAGGAAGTACGCCATCCCCCTGCTCGAGTACTTCGACTCCCAAGCCGTCACTCGCCGCGAAGGCGACACGAGGGTGCCGGGAGGAAGATGA
- the amrS gene encoding AmmeMemoRadiSam system radical SAM enzyme: MADGRAVCGVCPHACALSEGRRGLCRARVAYGGRVVDENYGRVTSIALDPVEKKPLARFRPGSTVLSLGSYGCNLRCPFCQNADIACAGAEDAAWRYVAPEEAVGLALRARDRGCVGVAYTYNEPLVGYEYVRDVGRLASEAGLANVLVSNGMVNEEPLTELLGIVDAANIDLKGFTQGFYDTAGGDLSAVKRTIETLAADPTCHLEVTTLVIPGLNDDPDEIDAAAAWLASLDPAIPYHLTRFFPCHRMLDRPPTPVSALHALADVARRHLSDVLLGNC, translated from the coding sequence GTGGCTGACGGGCGCGCCGTGTGCGGCGTGTGCCCGCACGCCTGCGCGCTTTCCGAAGGACGGCGCGGGCTGTGCAGGGCGCGCGTTGCCTACGGTGGACGGGTCGTCGACGAGAATTACGGGCGCGTGACCTCGATCGCGCTCGATCCGGTGGAGAAGAAGCCGCTCGCGCGGTTCCGCCCGGGCTCGACCGTGCTGTCGCTGGGAAGCTACGGGTGCAACCTGCGCTGTCCGTTCTGCCAGAACGCGGATATCGCCTGCGCGGGCGCGGAGGATGCGGCATGGCGCTACGTGGCGCCCGAAGAGGCGGTCGGCCTGGCGCTGCGGGCCCGCGATCGCGGATGCGTAGGCGTCGCGTACACGTACAACGAACCGCTCGTGGGTTACGAGTACGTGCGGGACGTCGGACGGCTCGCGAGCGAGGCGGGGCTTGCGAACGTGCTGGTGAGCAACGGAATGGTGAACGAAGAGCCGCTTACCGAGCTCCTCGGCATCGTGGACGCGGCAAACATCGACCTCAAGGGGTTCACGCAGGGATTCTACGATACGGCGGGCGGCGACCTGTCCGCGGTCAAGCGCACCATCGAAACGCTGGCGGCCGATCCGACGTGCCACCTCGAGGTGACGACGCTCGTCATCCCCGGGCTCAACGACGATCCCGACGAAATCGATGCGGCAGCGGCTTGGCTGGCATCGCTCGATCCCGCCATCCCGTACCATCTCACGCGCTTCTTCCCGTGCCATCGGATGCTCGACCGGCCTCCAACCCCCGTGTCCGCGCTCCATGCGCTGGCGGATGTGGCGCGTCGCCACCTGAGCGACGTACTTTTGGGGAATTGCTGA
- the amrA gene encoding AmmeMemoRadiSam system protein A: MGIVAAYAVPHPPLAMPEVGRGQERAIQDTLDAYREVARRIAAHAPETVVVVSPHAPLFRDCFHLSTGDFDRGDMGRFGAWDSSMTVQYDGEMTAAIAACARKHTVPLCGSGMGGKDLDHATIVPLHFVNEAYSTYQVVRIGLSGLSPQTHLALGRCIAEAAADLDRSCVLIASGDLSHKLASDGPYGYAPQGPVFDRMVTALFDAGDLSGLLEIDETFGEEAAECGLRSFWIMAGALEGLPISHELLSYEGPFGVGYAVAAFEVQGSAGDGAVRTAVDRDEDRSGARDAAANDAPVDPYVALARASVEGFVRTGNPIAVPDGLPPELSDKRAGVFVSLHEHGELRGCIGTISPVTGSTAAEIVRNGVAAASEDPRFPPVRPDELDALSYSVDVLFTPMPVESIDQLDPARYGVIVTKGWKRGLLLPNLDGVDSAQQQVDIAKRKAGIDLFDDDVELERFEVVRHERGGEPRRG; encoded by the coding sequence ATGGGAATCGTCGCCGCGTACGCCGTGCCGCATCCGCCCCTCGCCATGCCCGAGGTAGGCCGGGGCCAGGAGCGCGCCATCCAGGACACCCTCGACGCGTATCGCGAGGTGGCGCGCCGCATCGCTGCCCACGCGCCCGAGACAGTCGTCGTGGTGTCGCCCCACGCCCCGCTGTTCCGCGACTGCTTCCATCTGTCCACGGGCGACTTCGACCGCGGCGACATGGGGCGCTTCGGCGCATGGGACTCTTCCATGACCGTGCAATACGACGGCGAGATGACGGCCGCCATAGCCGCGTGCGCGCGCAAGCACACGGTGCCGCTGTGCGGCAGCGGCATGGGCGGGAAGGATCTCGACCATGCCACCATCGTGCCGCTGCATTTCGTGAACGAGGCATATTCGACGTACCAGGTGGTGCGCATCGGGCTGTCGGGCCTCTCGCCCCAGACGCACCTCGCGCTGGGGCGCTGCATCGCCGAGGCGGCCGCCGATCTGGATCGCAGCTGCGTCCTCATCGCCAGCGGCGACTTGTCCCATAAGCTTGCGAGCGACGGCCCGTACGGCTACGCTCCGCAGGGCCCCGTGTTCGACCGTATGGTCACCGCGCTGTTCGATGCGGGCGATTTGAGCGGTCTGCTGGAGATAGACGAGACGTTCGGCGAGGAGGCGGCGGAATGCGGCCTGCGCTCGTTCTGGATCATGGCGGGCGCGTTGGAAGGCCTTCCCATCTCGCACGAGCTGCTCAGCTACGAAGGCCCCTTCGGCGTGGGTTACGCGGTGGCCGCGTTCGAGGTGCAGGGCTCGGCCGGCGACGGCGCCGTGCGGACCGCGGTTGACCGCGATGAGGATCGCAGCGGTGCGCGCGACGCAGCCGCGAACGATGCGCCGGTCGACCCGTACGTTGCGCTTGCCCGCGCCAGCGTCGAAGGGTTCGTGCGCACGGGCAACCCCATAGCGGTGCCCGACGGCCTGCCGCCCGAGCTGTCGGACAAGCGCGCCGGCGTGTTCGTGTCGCTGCACGAACACGGCGAGCTGCGCGGCTGTATCGGCACCATCTCGCCGGTGACGGGCAGCACGGCCGCCGAGATCGTGCGCAACGGCGTGGCGGCGGCTTCGGAGGATCCGCGCTTCCCGCCCGTGCGCCCCGACGAGTTGGACGCGCTGTCGTATTCGGTGGATGTGCTGTTCACGCCCATGCCCGTCGAGTCGATCGACCAGCTGGACCCGGCCCGCTACGGTGTGATCGTGACGAAAGGCTGGAAGCGGGGGCTGCTGCTGCCGAACCTCGACGGCGTGGACTCGGCGCAGCAGCAGGTGGACATCGCGAAGCGAAAGGCCGGCATCGACCTGTTCGACGACGACGTGGAGCTGGAGCGCTTCGAGGTGGTGCGCCACGAACGCGGGGGAGAGCCGCGCCGTGGCTGA
- a CDS encoding putative ABC transporter permease, which yields MNDTVNEEGRLPVPLKVFGVLSIVGGLASLGDLAPVIFSFVQGVGGGTYRTASIVIFAGLMAVLTSSAVLFVFLGVRLLRNRRAHAAQAANTLAALTVLAVIGTLMLFGLSAHHIGYLVQIVILVAVTSYLDPQLHEERRLQRKLKKMDKEQRSEERRLARERKPKKGFITLNFFNLFWIFVVCCVLGLIIEVLFHFALYHEYQDRAGLLFGPFSPIYGFGALLMTIALNRFHDKPVWVVFLVSAVIGGAFEYFTSWIMEFSFGIRAWDYSGTFLSIDGRTNFVFMVMWGVLGVAWIKLLLPRLLKLINLIPWNWRYAVTAVCAGLMLVDGVMTVQSIDCWYARSAGKAPDTPIEEFYAKHFDNAYMEHRFQTMTMDVNDAARADR from the coding sequence ATGAACGACACGGTGAACGAGGAAGGTCGCCTCCCGGTGCCGCTCAAGGTATTCGGCGTTCTCAGCATAGTAGGAGGACTCGCTTCCCTCGGCGACCTGGCGCCGGTGATCTTCTCCTTCGTGCAAGGCGTCGGCGGCGGCACGTACCGAACGGCGTCCATCGTCATCTTCGCCGGTCTCATGGCGGTGCTCACGTCATCGGCCGTGCTGTTCGTGTTCTTGGGCGTGCGGCTGCTGCGCAATCGCCGAGCCCACGCGGCGCAGGCGGCGAACACCCTCGCGGCGCTCACCGTGCTGGCCGTCATCGGCACGCTGATGCTGTTCGGCTTGTCTGCGCACCACATCGGCTACCTCGTTCAGATCGTCATTCTCGTCGCGGTGACCAGCTATCTCGACCCGCAGTTGCACGAGGAGCGCCGGCTACAGCGCAAGCTCAAGAAGATGGACAAGGAGCAGCGCTCGGAAGAGAGGAGGTTGGCGCGCGAGCGCAAGCCGAAAAAAGGGTTCATCACGCTGAACTTCTTCAACCTGTTCTGGATCTTCGTGGTGTGCTGCGTGCTGGGGCTCATCATCGAGGTGCTGTTCCATTTCGCGCTATACCATGAGTATCAGGATCGCGCTGGGCTTCTGTTCGGGCCGTTCTCTCCCATCTACGGTTTCGGCGCTCTGCTCATGACCATCGCGCTCAACCGTTTCCACGACAAGCCCGTGTGGGTGGTCTTCCTCGTGAGCGCCGTCATCGGCGGTGCGTTCGAGTATTTCACGAGCTGGATCATGGAGTTCTCGTTCGGCATCCGCGCATGGGACTATTCGGGCACGTTCTTGTCCATCGACGGACGCACGAACTTCGTGTTCATGGTGATGTGGGGCGTGCTGGGCGTGGCGTGGATCAAGCTTCTGCTGCCGCGGCTTTTGAAGTTGATCAACCTCATTCCGTGGAACTGGCGCTACGCGGTGACGGCCGTATGCGCGGGGCTCATGCTGGTGGACGGCGTCATGACCGTGCAGTCCATCGACTGCTGGTACGCGCGATCGGCGGGCAAGGCGCCCGACACGCCCATCGAGGAGTTTTACGCGAAGCATTTCGACAACGCCTACATGGAGCACCGCTTCCAGACCATGACCATGGATGTGAACGACGCCGCTCGAGCCGATCGGTAA
- a CDS encoding LytR/AlgR family response regulator transcription factor: protein MRIAICDDDGALRSDLRSALDRSLAGRNVRARYQEYTAGERLVADAANGDPFDLVFLDVYLEGVDGVSAARALRAVDAAVPIVFLTVSREHAVESYEVRATDYLMKPLDPAAIERVLDRVLPASEPRLAFRVGASRRYFAFGDIVYLESRDHSVLLHTADGACHRGLAKLDDVQQDLNDPRFLRCHRSCLVNMDYIADVCDDFILRDGTCVPVRVKERRKMHEAYHRYFVDALCEGRAEA from the coding sequence TTGAGGATAGCGATCTGCGATGATGACGGAGCGCTGCGAAGCGATCTGCGCAGTGCGCTGGACCGGTCGCTGGCAGGGCGTAACGTTCGGGCTCGGTACCAGGAGTACACGGCCGGCGAGCGCCTGGTAGCCGATGCGGCGAACGGAGATCCGTTCGATCTGGTGTTCCTCGACGTGTACCTCGAAGGCGTGGACGGCGTGTCGGCGGCCCGCGCGTTGCGCGCGGTGGACGCGGCGGTTCCCATCGTGTTCCTCACCGTCTCGCGCGAGCATGCGGTGGAAAGCTACGAGGTGCGTGCGACCGACTACCTCATGAAGCCGCTCGACCCGGCCGCCATCGAGCGTGTCCTCGATCGGGTTCTGCCTGCGAGCGAGCCTCGACTGGCGTTTCGGGTGGGCGCATCGCGGCGCTATTTCGCCTTCGGCGACATCGTGTATCTGGAAAGCCGCGATCATTCGGTGCTGCTGCACACCGCGGACGGAGCCTGCCATCGCGGCTTGGCCAAGCTCGACGACGTGCAGCAGGATCTGAACGATCCCCGCTTCCTGCGCTGCCATCGCAGCTGTTTGGTGAACATGGACTACATAGCCGACGTTTGCGACGATTTCATTCTACGCGACGGAACATGCGTGCCGGTACGCGTGAAAGAGCGTCGCAAGATGCACGAGGCCTATCACCGCTACTTCGTCGATGCCCTATGCGAGGGCCGCGCCGAAGCCTAG
- a CDS encoding APC family permease: MVDKAHGGAKRASSDASAGRQPGGQKLARVLGVPDMIVYGLIFMVPIAPMGIYGGVFSESGGMPALVYLVGTLAMVFTALSYGMLIREWPVAGSVYAYTSRGLGKGIGFVTGWTLLLDYLLIPLLMYVVASTALSGLVPEVPPWAFAVAFVAANTFVNVRGIGLTDIVNRVALVLEILVLLVFVVLGVRWLLADPSSRGFSLDPLFNPSTFDPNLVMSAVSLGVLSFLGFDGIATLSEEAKDGRRGPGRAMMASLVIVGALFVLQTYIAGCISPDGAAFAGDSGNAFYLVAQVVGGRWLYIVCAVATALAWGIFTALAAQTAVSRILFAMGRAGGLPKPLAKIHPKYHTPYVASLFVGALTLVLVLTFGRLGTDTISLFVNFGALSAFLMLHVTVIGYFFIKKRDGRWAAHLLSPLCGIAVIGYTWWSLDVPAKVLGLIWMAAGIAYYLVLHYGLRRDVELDG, translated from the coding sequence ATGGTGGATAAGGCTCACGGCGGCGCGAAGCGCGCCTCGTCCGACGCGAGCGCCGGCAGGCAGCCGGGCGGGCAGAAGCTTGCGCGCGTGCTCGGCGTGCCGGACATGATTGTGTACGGGCTCATCTTCATGGTTCCCATCGCGCCAATGGGCATCTACGGCGGCGTGTTCTCGGAGTCGGGCGGCATGCCTGCACTCGTGTATCTCGTGGGCACGCTGGCCATGGTGTTCACGGCGCTGTCCTACGGCATGCTCATCCGCGAGTGGCCGGTGGCGGGCTCGGTGTACGCCTACACCTCGCGCGGCCTCGGCAAAGGCATTGGTTTCGTCACGGGCTGGACGCTGCTGCTCGATTATCTGTTGATTCCCTTGCTCATGTACGTGGTTGCCTCGACGGCGCTGTCCGGGCTCGTGCCCGAAGTGCCCCCGTGGGCGTTCGCCGTGGCGTTCGTGGCTGCGAACACGTTCGTGAACGTGCGCGGCATCGGACTCACCGATATCGTGAACCGCGTGGCGCTTGTGCTGGAGATCCTCGTGCTGCTCGTCTTCGTCGTGCTGGGCGTTCGATGGCTGCTCGCCGACCCTTCGTCGCGCGGTTTCTCGCTCGACCCGCTCTTCAATCCCTCGACGTTCGACCCGAACCTCGTCATGAGCGCCGTGTCGTTGGGCGTGCTGTCGTTTCTGGGCTTCGACGGCATCGCCACGCTGTCGGAGGAGGCGAAGGACGGCCGACGCGGCCCGGGTCGCGCCATGATGGCATCGCTGGTCATCGTGGGTGCGCTGTTCGTGCTGCAGACCTACATCGCGGGCTGCATCAGTCCCGACGGCGCCGCGTTCGCGGGCGACTCGGGCAACGCCTTCTACTTGGTGGCGCAGGTCGTGGGCGGACGCTGGCTGTACATCGTGTGCGCCGTTGCCACGGCGCTGGCCTGGGGAATCTTCACGGCGTTGGCCGCTCAGACGGCCGTGTCGCGGATACTTTTCGCCATGGGGCGTGCCGGCGGGCTGCCGAAGCCGTTGGCCAAGATCCATCCGAAGTACCATACGCCCTACGTCGCCTCTCTGTTCGTGGGAGCCCTCACGCTCGTGCTGGTGCTGACGTTCGGCAGGCTGGGCACCGACACCATATCCCTGTTCGTGAATTTCGGAGCGCTCTCCGCGTTCCTCATGCTACACGTTACCGTCATCGGGTACTTCTTCATCAAGAAGCGCGACGGGCGCTGGGCGGCGCATTTACTGTCTCCCTTGTGCGGCATCGCGGTGATCGGATACACGTGGTGGAGCCTCGACGTGCCGGCGAAGGTGCTCGGCCTTATCTGGATGGCGGCGGGCATAGCGTACTACCTCGTGCTGCATTACGGCTTGAGGCGCGATGTCGAGCTGGACGGGTAG
- a CDS encoding aldo/keto reductase: MADLQSPKDRITLRNGYGIPCLGFGTWKMPDGEVGIDAVHQALHDGYRHIDTAAAYDNEGTVGKALASGGISREDLFITTKVWNTDRGYDATLKAFEESRAKLHLDYVDLYLIHWPAAQGAEAEWQRTNQETWRALETLYLDGLVRAIGVSNFKPHHLEPLMDAADILPMVDQIELHPGCNQEVTREFCNRHDIVVEAWSPLGSGRVLENQLLIDIAASYGCTVAQLCLRWCLQRRAIPLPKSTDPARIAENARIFWFDITDEDLQRIDELDPLGQSGLDPDTIDF; encoded by the coding sequence ATGGCGGATTTGCAAAGCCCGAAGGATCGTATCACCCTGCGAAACGGATACGGCATTCCCTGCCTGGGGTTCGGCACGTGGAAGATGCCCGATGGGGAAGTGGGGATCGATGCCGTTCATCAGGCTCTTCATGACGGGTATCGCCATATCGACACGGCGGCAGCCTACGACAACGAGGGCACGGTAGGCAAGGCGCTCGCCTCGGGAGGCATATCGCGCGAGGACCTGTTCATCACCACGAAGGTGTGGAACACCGATCGCGGCTACGATGCGACGCTCAAGGCGTTCGAGGAATCGCGTGCCAAGCTGCACCTCGACTACGTCGACCTGTACCTCATCCACTGGCCCGCTGCGCAGGGCGCCGAGGCCGAATGGCAGCGCACGAACCAGGAGACGTGGCGCGCGCTCGAGACGCTCTACCTCGACGGGCTCGTGCGCGCCATCGGCGTGAGCAATTTCAAGCCCCATCATCTTGAACCGCTTATGGACGCGGCCGATATCCTGCCGATGGTCGACCAGATCGAGCTGCACCCCGGCTGCAACCAGGAGGTCACGCGCGAGTTCTGCAACCGCCACGATATCGTGGTGGAGGCGTGGTCGCCGCTGGGCTCGGGTCGCGTGCTGGAAAACCAGCTGCTCATCGACATCGCTGCCAGCTACGGCTGCACGGTGGCGCAGCTGTGCCTGCGTTGGTGCCTGCAGCGCCGTGCCATCCCTCTGCCGAAGTCCACGGACCCGGCGCGCATCGCCGAGAACGCGCGCATCTTCTGGTTCGACATCACCGACGAGGACCTGCAGCGTATCGACGAGCTGGATCCTCTCGGCCAAAGCGGTCTCGATCCCGACACCATCGACTTCTAA